From Ancylobacter pratisalsi, one genomic window encodes:
- a CDS encoding NAD(P)/FAD-dependent oxidoreductase, which produces MSLASPIDSKLEGVVWKRTLKEPVLSYPALAGEESTDIVVVGAGFCGLNAALAAAKTGQKVILLEAGIVGSGASGRNGGYNVPQFPGGITPGGVEAAIGKKKGQALSELVLDGADAVFRQIERYQINCSAVQHGWVQPAHSEASLAKVKKVFDAWKAWGADVTWLSAGDLSARLGAAGYVAGWLNPTGGTVNPYGLTIGLGRVAVQEGVRIFERSPVDGIEEGPGGVAVKAGAGRVRAKRVIVATNAYTGDFLPQVQRATLPVYLYHAATRPLRAELRASILPGGECFTDLRKSGGFGRLDDAGRLISGGAVFAFGDKQAYGIAHARKRMRQLFPQLTEADAEFEDYWEGYCAITESYLPHVQRLGKEVFAVVGFSTRGVNLAQNLGRVVGEFAAGTRSLDDVPVSVIEQRRDVPLWALKVRAARLVFPLYQAKDRLGLS; this is translated from the coding sequence ATGTCGCTGGCCAGTCCGATCGACAGCAAACTCGAAGGCGTCGTCTGGAAGCGGACGTTGAAGGAGCCCGTGCTCTCCTACCCGGCCCTTGCCGGCGAGGAGAGCACCGATATCGTGGTGGTCGGGGCCGGATTCTGCGGCCTCAACGCCGCCCTCGCCGCCGCCAAGACGGGACAGAAGGTAATTCTGCTTGAGGCCGGCATCGTCGGCAGCGGCGCCTCGGGGCGCAATGGCGGCTACAATGTTCCTCAGTTTCCTGGCGGCATCACGCCTGGCGGCGTCGAAGCGGCGATCGGCAAAAAGAAGGGACAGGCGCTTTCCGAGCTGGTGCTGGACGGCGCGGATGCGGTGTTCCGGCAGATCGAGCGCTACCAGATCAACTGCTCGGCGGTGCAGCATGGCTGGGTGCAGCCGGCACATTCCGAAGCCTCCCTCGCCAAGGTGAAAAAGGTCTTTGACGCCTGGAAGGCCTGGGGCGCGGATGTGACCTGGCTTTCAGCGGGCGATCTCTCCGCCCGCCTCGGGGCGGCCGGGTATGTCGCCGGCTGGTTGAATCCGACGGGCGGCACGGTCAATCCCTATGGCCTGACCATCGGCCTCGGCCGCGTGGCGGTGCAGGAAGGCGTGCGCATCTTCGAGAGGAGCCCGGTCGACGGCATCGAGGAAGGCCCCGGCGGTGTCGCTGTCAAGGCCGGTGCCGGACGGGTTCGGGCCAAGCGGGTCATCGTCGCCACCAATGCCTATACCGGCGATTTCCTCCCGCAGGTCCAGCGCGCGACCCTGCCAGTGTATCTTTACCACGCCGCTACCCGCCCGCTGCGGGCGGAGCTGCGCGCCTCAATCCTGCCGGGTGGGGAGTGCTTCACCGATTTGCGCAAGTCCGGCGGCTTCGGCCGGCTCGACGATGCGGGACGGCTGATCTCCGGCGGCGCGGTGTTCGCCTTCGGCGACAAGCAGGCCTATGGCATCGCCCATGCTAGGAAGCGCATGCGCCAGCTCTTTCCCCAGCTCACCGAGGCGGATGCCGAGTTCGAGGACTACTGGGAGGGCTACTGCGCCATCACCGAGAGCTACCTTCCGCATGTGCAGCGTCTGGGCAAGGAGGTGTTCGCGGTGGTGGGTTTCTCCACCCGCGGCGTCAATCTGGCGCAGAATCTCGGCCGGGTGGTCGGCGAGTTCGCCGCCGGAACGCGCAGCCTCGACGATGTGCCGGTCTCGGTTATCGAACAGCGGCGCGACGTGCCGCTCTGGGCACTGAAAGTGCGCGCCGCGCGCCTTGTCTTCCCGCTTTACCAAGCCAAGGACCGGCTCGGCCTGAGCTGA
- a CDS encoding aspartate/glutamate racemase family protein codes for MKLCWIHPTTANDALAPLWQKLDAAVRPALHAGTELEFRFLPKSGNFVRSAYAEHINSVHIVEAALKAEADGFDGVFLGCWNDPLWEAREVLSVPVGSVSEQSMLAALAMGKRLAVVTVSQKTTVAIENDLLAYGLRDRAIVRPVRTIMPESDAELLLGAVSDPYAAFIPRVEEVAKACIADGADVILIGCAYYGPLLRMAGYCEVPGTGVPVVDSSTVALKYLEAMTDIAMKLGTVKSTRLQLRAPPREALDQARRSLSLI; via the coding sequence GTGAAACTTTGCTGGATACACCCCACAACCGCCAATGACGCCCTCGCCCCGCTCTGGCAGAAGTTGGACGCGGCAGTGCGGCCGGCGCTGCACGCCGGCACCGAGCTGGAATTCCGCTTCCTGCCGAAGAGCGGCAATTTCGTGCGCTCCGCCTATGCCGAACATATCAATTCGGTCCACATCGTCGAGGCGGCGCTGAAAGCGGAGGCGGACGGCTTTGACGGCGTCTTCCTCGGTTGCTGGAACGACCCGCTCTGGGAGGCCCGCGAGGTGCTCTCGGTGCCGGTCGGCTCGGTCAGCGAGCAGTCCATGCTGGCGGCGCTGGCCATGGGCAAGCGGCTCGCGGTCGTCACCGTCTCGCAGAAGACCACGGTCGCGATCGAGAACGACCTGCTGGCCTATGGCCTGCGCGACCGCGCGATCGTGCGTCCGGTGCGCACCATCATGCCGGAATCCGATGCGGAATTGCTGCTCGGCGCGGTCTCCGATCCCTATGCGGCCTTCATCCCGCGCGTCGAAGAAGTGGCGAAGGCCTGCATCGCCGATGGAGCCGACGTCATTCTCATCGGCTGTGCCTATTACGGCCCGCTGCTGCGCATGGCCGGCTATTGCGAAGTGCCGGGCACTGGCGTGCCGGTGGTGGATTCCTCGACCGTCGCACTGAAATATCTCGAAGCCATGACCGACATCGCGATGAAGCTCGGAACGGTGAAGAGCACGCGCCTCCAGCTGCGCGCCCCGCCGCGCGAGGCGCTCGACCAGGCACGGCGCAGCCTCTCGCTGATTTGA
- a CDS encoding GntR family transcriptional regulator yields the protein MVEALSNFSPFQRTETLGVRVRDQLRHAIMAGLFKPGEKLTLRAVAGSLGVSLTPAREALFNLAAEGVLELGSNGSIYIPRLDEENIRELVKIRCSLESLASREAAPNITRDDIIEISSINDRLIEANREKNYTLLTELNWIFHFTIYEASKMPLLVKMIESCWLRTGSYIKTIYPAFSNTDDGILNHIAIIRAVREGNPQAIADAIAHDIEYSSQAFYRAVREEE from the coding sequence ATGGTTGAAGCCCTCTCGAACTTCTCTCCCTTCCAGCGCACCGAGACGCTCGGCGTGCGCGTACGCGACCAACTTCGACATGCGATCATGGCCGGCCTGTTCAAGCCGGGTGAGAAGCTGACCCTGCGCGCGGTGGCTGGCTCGCTCGGCGTCAGCCTCACCCCTGCGCGCGAGGCGCTGTTCAATCTGGCGGCCGAAGGCGTATTGGAACTCGGCAGCAACGGCTCGATCTACATTCCCCGTCTCGATGAAGAGAATATCCGGGAGCTGGTCAAGATCCGCTGCTCGCTTGAAAGCCTCGCCTCCCGCGAGGCCGCGCCCAACATCACGCGCGACGACATCATCGAGATCAGTTCCATCAACGACCGGCTCATCGAAGCAAACCGCGAAAAAAACTACACGTTGCTGACCGAGCTGAACTGGATTTTCCATTTCACCATTTATGAAGCGTCGAAAATGCCACTTCTGGTGAAGATGATCGAAAGCTGCTGGCTGCGCACGGGGTCCTATATCAAGACCATCTACCCCGCCTTTTCCAACACCGATGACGGTATTCTCAACCATATCGCCATCATCCGCGCGGTGCGCGAGGGCAATCCGCAGGCGATCGCCGACGCCATCGCGCATGACATCGAGTATTCCTCGCAGGCCTTCTATCGCGCCGTGCGCGAGGAGGAGTGA
- a CDS encoding DMT family transporter, translating into MLSLFNRLISPTNAHAFWIGITFMVLGNFFFALNDTMGKILVGTFAVSQVLAIRSIGAFLVLGPMLWAGRRVGRIDRPWLQLARVGVATGDTALFYAAVAYLPLADVFTFYMAGPIYVAAMSSLLPGGGVGWRRWLAILAGFGGVVVALGPSFAVYSPGIVYALAGSFCYAGALMMNKVLVKTSDTALATLQALGALVGGGVFAVFQWTPPDAVDIGLLLLLGIVACLAHLLISRSVKLTPVSVLAPFQYSLLLWGIGFGILVFGDVPKERVVLGAAIITTAGLFLLYSESRSRRRMRADALIKDLP; encoded by the coding sequence ATGCTGTCTCTTTTCAACCGCCTTATCAGCCCCACCAACGCCCACGCGTTCTGGATCGGCATCACCTTTATGGTGCTGGGCAATTTCTTCTTCGCCCTCAATGACACGATGGGGAAGATCCTGGTCGGCACCTTCGCCGTCAGCCAGGTTCTGGCGATCCGCTCCATCGGCGCCTTCCTGGTGCTGGGACCCATGCTTTGGGCCGGGCGCAGAGTCGGGCGGATTGATCGCCCGTGGTTGCAACTCGCGCGGGTCGGCGTGGCGACGGGCGATACAGCGCTGTTCTACGCCGCTGTCGCCTATCTCCCGCTGGCCGATGTCTTCACCTTCTACATGGCCGGCCCGATCTATGTCGCGGCCATGTCCAGTCTCCTGCCAGGAGGCGGGGTCGGTTGGCGCCGCTGGCTGGCCATTCTCGCCGGGTTTGGCGGCGTGGTGGTCGCGCTCGGCCCTTCTTTCGCGGTGTACTCACCAGGCATCGTCTACGCGCTCGCCGGCAGCTTCTGCTATGCGGGCGCTTTGATGATGAACAAGGTGCTGGTGAAGACCAGCGATACCGCACTTGCCACGCTCCAGGCGCTCGGGGCGCTGGTCGGCGGCGGGGTGTTCGCCGTCTTCCAGTGGACGCCACCGGATGCCGTCGATATCGGCCTTCTGCTGCTGCTCGGCATCGTCGCCTGCCTGGCGCATCTGCTGATCAGCCGCTCGGTCAAGCTCACCCCGGTCAGCGTGCTCGCCCCGTTCCAGTATTCGCTGCTGTTGTGGGGCATCGGCTTCGGCATTCTGGTGTTCGGCGACGTGCCGAAGGAGCGCGTCGTGCTGGGGGCTGCCATCATCACCACGGCCGGGCTGTTCCTGCTCTACAGCGAATCACGTTCGCGCCGACGGATGCGGGCGGACGCTCTGATAAAGGACCTTCCCTGA
- a CDS encoding SDR family oxidoreductase encodes MLEKGMRALVTGGSGGLGSAMVRMLARHGVHTIALSNDQAKLDALEGLPEVETVFMDVTDSEAMRSTFSGQEIDILINAAGVLGVTGTLYSVPTASAQRILDVNVMGIHNALSATVPGMVERNRGHIVNFGSLAGPYPSAGQPMYSASKGAVHNMSANLRMELFGTDVRVTEIRPGRVRTGMHAEMFDGDHSKSDALLYDPYECLQATDIADAIEYVLGTPPHVCVSQIEVVPTHQVVGGTRMYNRQLGK; translated from the coding sequence ATGCTTGAGAAGGGAATGCGCGCTCTGGTCACAGGCGGCAGCGGCGGTCTGGGCTCCGCCATGGTCCGCATGCTGGCCCGCCATGGCGTCCACACCATCGCCCTGTCGAACGACCAGGCGAAGCTCGACGCGCTCGAGGGCCTGCCCGAGGTCGAGACGGTGTTCATGGATGTGACCGATTCTGAGGCGATGCGGAGTACTTTCTCCGGCCAGGAGATCGACATCCTCATCAATGCCGCCGGCGTGCTGGGGGTGACGGGCACGCTCTATTCGGTGCCCACCGCCTCGGCCCAGCGCATCCTCGATGTCAATGTGATGGGCATCCACAACGCGCTTTCGGCCACCGTGCCGGGCATGGTGGAGCGCAATCGCGGCCATATCGTCAATTTCGGCTCGCTCGCCGGGCCCTATCCTTCCGCTGGCCAGCCGATGTACAGCGCCTCCAAGGGTGCGGTGCACAATATGAGTGCCAATCTGCGCATGGAACTGTTCGGCACCGATGTCCGGGTTACCGAGATCCGCCCCGGCCGCGTCCGCACCGGCATGCATGCCGAGATGTTCGACGGCGACCATTCCAAGTCCGACGCCCTACTCTACGATCCCTATGAGTGCCTGCAGGCAACCGACATCGCCGATGCCATTGAATATGTGCTCGGCACTCCCCCGCATGTGTGCGTCTCGCAGATCGAGGTGGTGCCGACCCATCAGGTCGTCGGTGGAACCCGGATGTACAACCGCCAGCTCGGCAAGTGA
- a CDS encoding thiamine pyrophosphate-dependent dehydrogenase E1 component subunit alpha yields MKNSPSLDEQLEMHRKMVVVRRLEERLGELHKAGKTRGPIHRCDGQEAVGIGATAVLGTSDFITSTHRGHAHYIGKGVDIRGVTAEILGRVTGTCGGRAGHMLIGDWDKGMIGGNAIVGGSIPAATGMALSIQVRGTADVAMCFFGDGAAQTGICHESMNMAGLWKLPVIFILEHNQFGLTVHHTVQSPVADLSIRAAGYAMPAEIVDGNDTVAMYHAVATAVERARRGEGPTLIEAKTYRMQGFSTSDMGGYQSEADLAEWNRRDPIQVSRRALADSVGTDRLDQIEAVAVAEVDAAVEEALLAPPPTFELFTRSSPYATALEAV; encoded by the coding sequence ATGAAGAATTCGCCTTCCCTCGACGAACAGCTTGAGATGCATCGCAAGATGGTCGTCGTGCGCCGGCTGGAGGAGCGGCTCGGCGAGCTGCACAAGGCTGGCAAGACGCGCGGGCCGATCCACCGCTGCGACGGCCAGGAAGCCGTCGGCATCGGTGCTACAGCCGTGCTTGGCACGAGCGACTTCATCACCAGCACCCATCGCGGCCATGCCCATTACATCGGCAAGGGCGTCGATATTCGCGGCGTGACCGCCGAGATTCTCGGCCGCGTCACCGGCACCTGCGGCGGGCGCGCCGGGCATATGCTGATTGGCGACTGGGACAAGGGCATGATCGGCGGCAACGCCATCGTCGGCGGCTCCATCCCGGCGGCCACTGGCATGGCGCTGTCGATCCAGGTGCGCGGCACGGCCGATGTCGCCATGTGCTTCTTCGGGGACGGCGCCGCCCAGACCGGCATCTGCCATGAATCGATGAACATGGCCGGGCTGTGGAAACTGCCGGTGATCTTCATCCTCGAACACAACCAGTTTGGCCTGACTGTCCACCACACTGTCCAGTCGCCGGTGGCCGATCTCAGCATCCGCGCCGCTGGCTACGCGATGCCAGCGGAGATCGTCGACGGCAATGACACGGTGGCGATGTACCACGCGGTGGCGACCGCCGTGGAGCGCGCCCGTCGTGGCGAGGGCCCGACCCTGATCGAGGCCAAGACCTACCGCATGCAGGGATTTTCCACCTCCGACATGGGCGGCTATCAGAGCGAGGCCGATCTTGCCGAGTGGAACCGGCGCGATCCCATACAGGTGAGCCGCCGGGCGCTGGCCGATTCCGTCGGCACCGACCGGCTCGACCAGATCGAGGCCGTGGCCGTGGCCGAGGTCGATGCGGCCGTCGAGGAAGCCCTCCTCGCCCCACCGCCGACCTTCGAGCTCTTCACACGGAGCTCCCCCTACGCCACCGCCCTGGAGGCCGTCTGA
- a CDS encoding NAD(P)/FAD-dependent oxidoreductase: protein MPAPGEQNIAVIGAGIVGISSALYLQKAGFAVTLIDQDEPGHGATFGNAAALAPHAFVPINSPSIPRRLLPLLFASGSPLSIDWGYAPRMLPWLLSFLSHCTPAEVTRIAQAMHALLSSNLDYALPLLRESGASGLMRGGGYLHLYESDAAYRASAGEVALYKRFAGDVEEIDATEIRRLEPNLAPVFVRALYFHSALHYLSTVDVCATLVKYFCAQGGRFVRDEVRTLGARSDGRISVVGTQESVYDQAVLAAGAQARRLFGGAVEKLPLETERGYHIMFSGQAGIISRTCSSATAGFAMTPMTAGLRCAGMVELAGLDKPSNPACHAYLDRTAKRFLPGITESPASTWMGFRPSMPDALPVIGRSARTANVILAFGHQHVGMSSGCVTGAIVADIAAGRTPPIDITPFSPARF from the coding sequence ATGCCGGCACCGGGTGAGCAGAACATAGCCGTCATCGGTGCGGGCATCGTCGGCATTTCCTCCGCCCTCTACCTCCAGAAGGCGGGGTTCGCCGTTACCCTGATCGACCAGGACGAGCCCGGCCATGGCGCCACCTTCGGCAATGCGGCGGCGCTGGCGCCGCATGCCTTCGTGCCGATCAACAGCCCGTCCATTCCCCGGCGGCTGCTACCGCTTTTGTTCGCCTCCGGCTCGCCGCTGAGCATCGATTGGGGCTACGCGCCGCGCATGCTGCCGTGGCTGCTGTCGTTCCTCTCCCACTGCACGCCGGCCGAGGTGACGCGCATCGCGCAGGCGATGCACGCGCTGCTGTCGAGCAACCTCGATTACGCGCTGCCGCTGCTCCGCGAGAGCGGGGCGAGCGGCCTGATGCGCGGCGGCGGCTATCTCCATCTCTATGAGAGCGACGCCGCCTATCGCGCCAGCGCCGGCGAGGTCGCGCTCTACAAACGGTTTGCCGGCGACGTCGAGGAGATCGACGCCACCGAAATCCGCCGGCTGGAGCCCAATCTGGCACCGGTCTTCGTCCGGGCGTTGTATTTCCATTCGGCCCTGCACTATCTCAGCACGGTCGATGTCTGCGCCACGCTGGTGAAGTACTTCTGCGCCCAAGGCGGGCGCTTCGTGCGTGACGAGGTGCGCACGCTGGGGGCCCGTTCGGATGGCCGGATCTCCGTCGTCGGCACGCAGGAGAGCGTCTACGACCAGGCGGTTCTCGCCGCCGGCGCGCAGGCGCGTCGCCTGTTCGGCGGCGCGGTGGAAAAGCTGCCGCTGGAGACCGAGCGCGGCTACCACATCATGTTCAGCGGGCAGGCCGGCATCATCAGCCGCACCTGCTCTAGCGCCACGGCGGGCTTCGCCATGACGCCGATGACCGCGGGCCTGCGCTGCGCGGGAATGGTTGAGCTGGCCGGCCTCGACAAGCCGTCGAACCCGGCCTGCCACGCCTATCTCGACCGCACGGCCAAGCGCTTCCTGCCCGGCATTACCGAAAGCCCGGCATCGACCTGGATGGGCTTCCGCCCCTCCATGCCCGACGCGCTGCCGGTGATCGGGCGTTCCGCCCGCACGGCGAACGTCATCCTGGCCTTCGGCCACCAGCATGTCGGCATGTCGAGCGGCTGCGTCACCGGCGCTATCGTCGCCGACATCGCCGCCGGACGCACGCCGCCGATCGATATCACCCCCTTCTCGCCCGCCCGTTTCTAG
- the proC gene encoding pyrroline-5-carboxylate reductase, protein MEARAKVHVLLIGCGNMGYALVVGWRTGSDGIDVHVIEPSAPLRERAAAAGATTSAGLIDVSAPPTPDVVILAVKPEQMNTVLPDARRFVESGALVISVAAGVGLGFMEAALGTRASLIRCMPNTPAAIGAGMMVCVANGQASPDQRELAQRLLSATGRVRFIEDEALMDAVTAVSGSGPAYIFHVIDCLERAGIAEGLPGDLARDLALQTVYGAGRLAREGDTDPATLRRQVTSPNGTTAAALAELMGDAGVDPIVARAVSAARRRSSELGGDQGRV, encoded by the coding sequence ATGGAGGCGCGAGCGAAAGTGCATGTCCTTCTCATTGGCTGCGGCAATATGGGATACGCGCTGGTCGTCGGCTGGCGGACAGGCTCAGACGGGATAGACGTGCATGTCATCGAACCGTCCGCGCCGCTACGCGAACGCGCGGCAGCGGCCGGCGCCACGACATCGGCCGGGTTGATCGACGTATCCGCCCCGCCCACACCCGATGTCGTGATACTGGCCGTCAAACCAGAGCAGATGAACACGGTCCTGCCTGACGCTAGGCGCTTCGTCGAAAGCGGTGCCCTGGTCATTTCCGTGGCCGCGGGCGTGGGGCTAGGGTTCATGGAGGCGGCTCTCGGAACCCGCGCCTCTCTCATCCGCTGCATGCCCAATACGCCCGCCGCCATTGGCGCCGGCATGATGGTCTGCGTGGCGAATGGCCAAGCCTCGCCGGACCAGCGCGAGCTGGCACAGCGCCTGCTTTCCGCAACCGGTCGGGTGCGCTTCATCGAGGACGAGGCCTTGATGGACGCGGTCACGGCGGTTTCGGGCTCCGGCCCGGCCTATATCTTTCACGTCATCGATTGCCTGGAGCGGGCAGGGATTGCCGAGGGCCTGCCGGGCGATCTCGCCCGCGATCTGGCGCTGCAAACGGTCTATGGCGCTGGACGGCTCGCCCGTGAGGGCGACACGGATCCGGCAACCCTGCGGCGGCAGGTCACCAGTCCCAACGGCACGACCGCCGCCGCGCTTGCCGAGCTCATGGGCGATGCGGGAGTCGACCCTATCGTCGCCCGCGCGGTGAGTGCCGCCCGTCGCCGCTCGTCGGAGCTTGGCGGCGATCAAGGGCGGGTGTAG
- a CDS encoding ornithine cyclodeaminase family protein — MLPYYDRDQIAAVLDIDALIDAMEKALISFSTGASLQPVRMRVIDEEAGGDMCLMPAVTDIFAVKLVGNYPGNHDRGLPSHNAVVVVFDRWTGIPKAVLDGTYITQMRTSAVSAMAARRLAAPDAKILTIIGNGIQARGHFETMRRVRDFDEVRVWARDGAKAQAFAAKIGATAYARAEDAVRGADVIATTTSAREPVVKGEWLKPGAHVSAVGWNGLDGRELDDAVMKNLVMVESRDAASQESGNILVSGATIHAELGEVLAGTAEVDVTKTTVFISVGIATEDAFAASLVLSALGG, encoded by the coding sequence ATGCTCCCCTATTACGACCGAGACCAGATCGCCGCCGTGCTCGACATCGATGCGCTGATCGACGCCATGGAGAAGGCGCTCATTTCCTTTTCCACCGGCGCCTCGCTGCAGCCCGTGCGGATGCGGGTGATCGACGAGGAGGCCGGAGGCGACATGTGCCTGATGCCGGCGGTGACCGATATTTTCGCGGTCAAGTTGGTCGGCAACTATCCCGGCAATCACGACCGGGGTCTGCCGAGCCACAATGCGGTGGTGGTGGTGTTCGATCGCTGGACCGGCATCCCCAAGGCGGTGCTGGACGGCACCTACATCACCCAGATGCGGACCTCCGCCGTCTCGGCCATGGCGGCGCGCCGGCTTGCCGCTCCGGACGCGAAAATCCTCACCATCATCGGCAACGGCATCCAGGCGCGTGGCCATTTCGAGACGATGCGCCGCGTGCGCGACTTCGACGAGGTCCGCGTCTGGGCCCGCGATGGCGCGAAGGCGCAGGCCTTTGCCGCCAAGATCGGCGCCACCGCCTATGCCCGCGCCGAGGACGCGGTGCGCGGCGCCGATGTGATTGCCACCACCACCTCGGCCCGCGAGCCTGTGGTGAAGGGGGAGTGGCTCAAGCCCGGCGCCCATGTCAGCGCCGTCGGCTGGAACGGGCTTGACGGGCGCGAACTGGACGACGCGGTGATGAAGAACCTCGTCATGGTGGAATCGCGAGACGCGGCCAGCCAGGAATCCGGCAACATCCTGGTCTCCGGTGCCACCATCCACGCCGAACTCGGCGAGGTGCTCGCCGGCACGGCGGAGGTGGACGTGACGAAGACCACCGTCTTCATCTCGGTCGGCATCGCCACCGAGGACGCTTTCGCGGCCAGCCTCGTTCTCTCCGCACTCGGCGGCTGA
- a CDS encoding FAD-dependent oxidoreductase yields MAAYDVLFQPLQIRNLTIRNRFLSTSHEPGYVLAGDITDRYVAYQAEKAKGGIGLTQFGGATAVSAENSFYYGQINGSVDKVIPQFRRMAAAIHQHGAHCTVQLTHGGRRERWDLTNWLPTFSPSPLREIIHGTFPATMEDHDIKRTIENYAAAATRVREGDVDGVEISCQAGTLIEQFWSPAMNHRTDGYGGPLSNRMRFGLDILAAVRRRLGDDYVIGIRMPGDEMLKGGLTQEDCLTIASTYAGSGLIDFISVVGGQASDYKSEARIWPTMWVPSAARLPLAKAIRDEVQGKVKIFHATRITDAATAEHALKSGAVDMVGMTRVFIADPHYANKLKAGEEENIRPCVGVGYCVDRAIRGIDALCAHNVATSREATIPQNVAPAAVKKKVVIVGGGPAGMEAARVSARRGHEVVLFEAGEQLGGQLLLAARATWRREISGITAWLARQMEILNVDVRLNTFAEADEVLAETPDAVIIATGGLPNLGRFEGVDLAVSAWDVLSGQTSVGGVVLIADENGTASVASTAEFAAAKGACVHIVTPDREFGREIGGTNLGAHMTELYKHDVAIETDSRLVALRREGNGLIATVENTYSEKRREIPVDLVIGDNGTLPNDDVYTALKPLSRNLGEVDLRALADAREQTIVNNGEGRFVLYKVGDAWSSRNLHAAMLDAARLTHPL; encoded by the coding sequence ATGGCGGCCTATGATGTCCTGTTCCAGCCGTTGCAGATCCGCAACCTGACGATCCGCAACCGCTTTCTCTCCACCAGCCACGAGCCCGGCTATGTCCTGGCCGGAGATATCACCGACCGCTACGTCGCCTATCAAGCGGAGAAGGCGAAGGGTGGCATCGGCCTGACACAGTTCGGCGGGGCGACCGCCGTCTCGGCGGAGAACTCGTTCTATTACGGCCAGATCAACGGCTCGGTGGACAAGGTCATCCCTCAATTTCGCAGGATGGCGGCCGCGATCCACCAGCATGGCGCACATTGCACGGTGCAGCTGACCCATGGCGGACGGCGCGAGCGCTGGGACCTCACCAACTGGCTACCCACCTTCTCACCCTCGCCACTGCGCGAGATCATCCACGGTACCTTCCCGGCGACGATGGAAGATCACGACATAAAGCGCACCATCGAGAACTATGCCGCGGCGGCGACGCGGGTGCGCGAGGGTGATGTCGACGGGGTAGAGATTTCCTGCCAGGCCGGCACGCTGATCGAGCAGTTCTGGTCGCCGGCGATGAACCACCGAACCGATGGCTATGGCGGCCCGCTCTCCAACCGTATGCGGTTCGGCCTCGACATCCTCGCAGCGGTGCGACGGCGGCTCGGCGACGATTATGTCATCGGCATCCGCATGCCGGGTGACGAGATGCTGAAGGGCGGCCTCACACAAGAGGACTGCCTCACCATCGCCTCCACCTATGCCGGCTCTGGTCTCATCGATTTTATCTCGGTGGTCGGCGGGCAGGCCTCCGACTACAAGTCGGAAGCGCGCATCTGGCCGACCATGTGGGTGCCCTCCGCCGCCCGGCTGCCGCTCGCCAAGGCGATCCGGGACGAGGTGCAGGGTAAGGTCAAGATCTTCCACGCCACCCGCATCACCGACGCCGCCACCGCCGAGCACGCGCTGAAGAGCGGGGCGGTGGATATGGTCGGCATGACCCGCGTCTTCATCGCCGACCCGCATTACGCCAACAAGCTGAAGGCGGGTGAGGAAGAAAACATCCGCCCCTGCGTCGGCGTCGGCTACTGCGTGGATCGCGCCATTCGCGGCATCGACGCACTCTGCGCCCACAATGTCGCGACCTCGCGCGAGGCGACGATCCCGCAAAACGTGGCGCCCGCCGCCGTGAAGAAGAAAGTGGTGATCGTCGGCGGCGGCCCGGCCGGCATGGAGGCGGCCCGGGTGAGCGCGCGACGCGGCCATGAGGTCGTGCTGTTCGAAGCCGGAGAGCAACTCGGCGGCCAGCTTCTTCTGGCCGCACGAGCGACCTGGCGGCGCGAGATTTCCGGCATCACCGCCTGGCTCGCCCGTCAGATGGAAATCCTGAACGTCGATGTGCGCCTCAACACCTTTGCCGAGGCCGACGAAGTACTGGCGGAGACGCCGGACGCGGTGATCATCGCCACCGGTGGCCTGCCAAATCTCGGCCGGTTCGAGGGCGTGGACCTTGCCGTTTCTGCCTGGGACGTGCTCTCCGGCCAGACCAGCGTCGGCGGCGTGGTGCTGATTGCCGACGAGAACGGCACCGCCTCGGTTGCCTCCACGGCGGAATTCGCCGCCGCGAAGGGCGCGTGTGTACACATCGTCACGCCTGACCGGGAATTCGGCCGCGAGATCGGCGGCACCAATCTGGGCGCCCACATGACCGAGCTCTACAAGCACGACGTGGCGATCGAGACCGATTCCCGCCTCGTCGCGCTTCGCCGCGAGGGCAACGGGCTGATTGCCACGGTGGAGAACACCTATAGCGAAAAGCGCCGCGAGATCCCGGTCGATCTGGTGATCGGCGACAATGGCACGCTGCCCAATGACGACGTCTACACCGCGCTGAAGCCGCTCTCGCGCAATCTCGGCGAGGTGGACCTGCGGGCGCTCGCCGACGCGCGCGAGCAGACCATCGTCAACAATGGCGAAGGCCGCTTCGTGCTCTACAAGGTCGGCGACGCCTGGTCGTCGCGCAATCTCCACGCCGCCATGCTCGATGCGGCGCGGCTGACCCACCCCCTGTGA